Proteins encoded together in one Heterodontus francisci isolate sHetFra1 chromosome 20, sHetFra1.hap1, whole genome shotgun sequence window:
- the kif11 gene encoding kinesin-like protein KIF11, whose amino-acid sequence MSFQSSFNKKEEKGKNIQVVIRCRPLSLAERKSNSSSVVDCDPVKKEVAIRASGPGSEKGAKKYTFDMVFGPSAKQIDVYKSVVYPILDEVILGYNCTIFAYGQTGTGKTFTMEGERSQKEQYTWEEDPLAGVIPRTLHQIFERLASQGAEFSVKVSLLEIYNEELFDLLSPSSDVSERLQMFDDPRNKRGVIIKGLEEISVHNKDEVYQILERGAARRTTAATLMNAYSSRSHSVFSITIHMKETTLDGEELVKIGKLNLVDLAGSENIGRSGAVDKRAREAGNINQSLLTLGRVITALVERTPHVPYRESKLTRILQDSLGGRTKTSIIATISPASVNFEETISTLDYAYRAKNIMNKPEVNQKLTKRALIKEYTEEIERLKRDLAAAREKNGVYMSAENYEFIQSKVAVQEELINDYIEKIAVMEEELKLVNELFIESKKELEHCASELQQQEQVLQETVQDLEQTKGKLSEEEFVCDAHACTEEKLYNTASELLQTVEDSTTDVSGLHAKLDRKKMVEFHNCKAQDGFVKQMNELFTEMQRKTDETRLKQQGMLDFYATSVGDLLSANTSAFSSTISAMATSFASVKEMVSSEVSQSLQELLKQQSRTQQSVNHVQKVLEEHKVEVEKMLKKNLQPIVVSIVELNNCLTLNLRTYSGIAEKMEVLKTDSNTFFGQHSEMLGKIQETTCNALGIIQNENEKLKQELQKSQQEQMEGISKVISNLQSQLGLLVQKTQQSFDSTLTQNESVHHSLTMLQDNVQLQSAKTMENAAFHQEKLTTALGTFASEIRKTSSKGIKTTDQSNIECHQLSSGMLALCQESSQWCESTAGTVNLFSQDQLSFLNDNKRRLENHEQAANESCDSLVSKITEQLKEQCDAEKSALCTLLDQVTDDKGEMVQHIKELTEQAQAGLNNVLNFLNEELRQDIPTGTTPQRREYSYPRALLKTEPRDVLVVQFKAQQQELQSSLESAMTIQEEPVAEQESAEDDQASVNNDSVASEKFSTEEDFCLNSGGAPFFQHKKRHKKDKENKTAIDKLKSVEDNPVLSVSKSKLPLRIQN is encoded by the exons ATGTCATTCCAAAGCTCTTTCAATAAAAAAGAAGAAAAGGGCAAGAATATTCAAGTGGTTATACGATGCAG GCCTTTGAGTTTAGCAGAACGCAAGTCAAACTCCTCCAGTGTGGTTGACTGTGACCCTGTTAAAAAAGAAGTCGCTATACGTGCTTCTGGGCCAGGAAGTGAAAAAGGAGCCAAAAAGTATACGTTTGATATG GTGTTTGGACCCTCTGCAAAGCAAATTGATGTGTACAAAAGTGTGGTGTACCCCATCCTGGATGAAGTAATCCTGGGATATAACTGTACCATTTTTGC ATATGGACAAACGGGTACTGGAAAGACCTTTACTATGGAAGGTGAAAGATCGCAAAAGGAGCAATACACCTGGGAAGAA GATCCTTTGGCTGGAGTTATTCCACGTACACTGCATCAAATTTTTGAGAGGCTAGCATCACAAGGTGCTGAGTTCTCAGTGAAAGTCTCTTTGTTGGAAATCTATAACGAGGAACTCTTTGATCTTTTGAGCCCGTCTTCTGATGTTAGTGAGAGGTTGCAGATGTTTGATGATCCCCGCAATAAG AGGGGAGTTATAATTAAAGGACTTGAAGAAATTTCTGTCCATAACAAAGATGAAGTTTATCAAATTCTGGAGAGGGGCGCAGCAAGGAGGACGACTGCTGCGACTCTGATGAATGCATATTCAAG TCGTTCCCATTCAGTCTTTTCCATTACAATCCATATGAAGGAGACTACACTTGATGGGGAGGAGCTCGTAAAGATTGGCAAACTGAATTTG GTCGATCTTGCTGGAAGTGAGAACATTGGCAGATCCGGAGCTGTTGATAAAAGAGCTCGTGAAGCTGGCAACATCAATCAGTCACTGCTTACTCTGGGCAGAGTAATCACAGCGCTGGTGGAGAGAACCCCTCATGTGCCATACAG AGAATCAAAGCTAACTCGGATCCTCCAGGACTCTCTGGGAGGGCGGACTAAAACGTCCATCATCGCCACCATTTCCCCTGCGTCTGTGAATTTTGAA GAAACCATCAGCACTCTGGATTATGCCTACCGAGCAAAGAACATTATGAATAAACCTGAAGTCAACCAGAAGCTCACCAAGAGGGCCTTGATTAAG GAGTACACTGAAGAGATTGAAAGATTGAAGCGGGATCTTGCTGCAGCACGTGAGAAAAATGGAGTGTACATGTCTGCAGAAAACTATGA ATTTATACAAAGTAAGGTGGCGGTTCAGGAAGAGCTGATTAATGACTATATAGAAAAGATTGCTGTAATGGAAGAGGAACTGAAACTG gtcaaTGAGCTATTTATAGAAAGCAAGAAGGAGCTTGAGCATTGTGCGTCTGAACTGCAGCAGCAAGAACAAGTGCTTCAGGAGACTGTGCAAGATTTGGAGCAGACCAAAGGAAAGCTGTCTGAAGAAGAATTTGTTTGCGATGCCCATGCTTGCACTGAAGAAAAGCTCTATAATACAGCCAGTGAG TTGTTGCAAACAGTTGAAGACAGTACAACAGATGTGTCTGGGCTCCATGCTAAACTTGACCGCAAAAAGATGGTTGAATTCCATAACTGCAAAGCACAGGATGGCTTCGTAAAGCAGATGAATGAGCTGTTCACGGAAATGCAGAGGAAAACCGATGAAACCCGTCTAAAGCAGCAGGGAATGCTTGATTTCTATGCAACATCagttg GTGACCTCCTGAGTGCAAATACCTCTGCATTTAGTTCTACCATATCTGCAATGGCCACTTCTTTTGCATCAGTTAAGGAAATGGTTTCTTCTGAGGTATCGCAAAGTCTTCAGGAACTGCTTAAACAGCAGAGTCGAACTCAGCAGTCAGTAAACCATGTGCAGAAGGTCCTG GAGGAACACAAAGTGGAAGTGGAAAAAATGCTCAAGAAGAATTTGCAGCCCATTGTTGTTTCCATAGTGGAACTGAACAATTGTCTCACGCTGAACCTTCGGACCTATTCTGGCATAGCAGAGAAG ATGGAAGTTTTGAAAACTGATAGTAACACCTTCTTTGGGCAACACAGCGAGATGCTTGGTAAAATACAAGAAACCACTTGCAATGCTCTGGGCATCATTCAAAATGAGAATGAAAAACTCAAGCAAGAACTACAGAAATCGCAGCAAGAACAGATGGAG GGTATTTCAAAAGTCATCTCAAATCTACAAAGTCAGCTTGGTCTGTTAGTTCAGAAAACTCAGCAGAGCTTCGATAGTACTCTAACGCAAAATGAAAGTGTGCATCACTCGTTGACCATGCTTCAGGATAATGTGCAGCT ACAATCTGCAAAGACCATGGAGAATGCTGCTTTTCACCAAGAGAAACTCACCACTGCTTTAGGTACTTTTGCAAGTGAAATCCGAAAAACATCCAGTAAAGGGATAAAGACTACAGATCAGTCAAACATTGAGTGTCATCAGCTCAGTTCTGGTATGCTGGCACTTTGCCAGGAAAGCAGCCAATGGTGTGAATCGACAGCGGGCACTGTCAACTTGTTCAGTCAGGATCAACTGTCTTTCCTGAATGATAACAAGAGGAGGTTAGAGAACCATGAGCAG GCTGCCAATGAGAGCTGTGACTCTCTAGTTAGCAAGATCACGGAACAGCTGAAAGAACAGTGTGATGCAGAGAAATCTGCACTCTGTACCTTACTTGATCAGGTTACTGATGATAAAGGGGAAATGGTACAGCACATAAAAGAGCTAACTGAACAAGCCCAAGCAGGACTGAACAATGTCTTGAACTTCTTAAATGAAGAACTCCGACAGGACATCCCCACAG GTACTACGCCACAGCGTAGAGAATATTCGTATCCACGGGCCCTCTTGAAAACAGAGCCACGTGATGTCTTGGTTGTTCAGTTCAAAGCACAGCAGCAGGAACTCCAGAGTTCTCTGGAATCTGCCATGACCATCCAAGAGGAACCAGTTGCTGAGCAG GAGTCTGCGGAAGATGATCAAGCAAGCGTCAATAACGACAGTGTTGCCAGTGAGAAGTTTAGTACTGAAGAAGATTTCTGCCTTAATAGTGGTGGTGCCCCATTCTTCCAG CACAAGAAAAGACACAAAAAGGACAAAGAAAACAAAACTGCTATTGACAAATTGAAGTCTGTAGAGGACAATCCAGTCCTGTCGGTATCGAAATCTAAGTTGCCACTCCGAATACAGAATTAA